The Opitutus sp. ER46 DNA window CGTGGAGACGCCGGACGCGGTACTCGTGTGTCATCGCGATGCGGTGCAGGACATCAAGAAGATCACCGGCCAGCTGCCGAAGGAACTGCTGTAGCCGCGAGGCGGGGCGCGGGGCGAACTGCGCCGGCGAAGAGAGCGCGACGCCTGAAGCGGCGCGCTGAGCGTGCGGCGGTTGCGGAATCGCGTGCGGGTGGCCTTGTACGCTGGGCGTGGCGCCGGACGATCGGTGCGACGGGGAGGGAGGCCCCGATGGAGGGACAAAAAGCCCAGCGTCGCGGGCGACGCTGGGCTGAAGTGATGCGCGGGCGCGAGCCGGCGATTACTCGTCGGAGCCGGAGCGCTCCTTGCGGGCAATCTTGCGGCGGTCGACTTCCTTGAGAACGCGCTTGCGGAGCCGGAGATTCTTGGGCGTCACCTCGACGAACTCGTCGGCGGCGATGTACTCGATGGCGCGTTCGAGGGAGAGCTTGATCGCCGGGGTGAGGCCGGTGGCGACGCCTTCGCCCTGCGAGCGGAAGTTGGTGAGCTTCTTTTCGCGGACGGCGTTGACGGCGATGTCCTCGTTACGGGGATTTTCGCCGACGACCATGCCCTCGTAGACGGCTTCGCCGGGTCCGACGAAGAGCTTGCCGCGCTCCTGGCACATGACCAGGGCGTAGGCGGTGGTCTCGCCAGCGTCCGTAGCCACGAGCGTGCCGGTGAGGCGCGTGAGCACCTCGCCCGCGTACGGGCCGTACTCTTTGAAGAGGTGGCTCAACACACCGCGGCCGCTGGTCATGTTGACGACGTCGATCTCGAGGCCGATGAGGCCGCGGGTGGTGATCGTCGCCTCGATCATCGTCGAGTGCGGGTGCTTCTCCATGTTCGTCATCTGGCCCTTGCGGTTGGCCAGATTCTGCATGACGGCGCCGACGCACTCGTCGGGCACCTCGATCCAGACGGTCTCATACGGCTCGTGGCGCTTCCCGTCGACGGTGCGCTCGATGACGGTCGGGCGGGAGACGAGGAACTCATAACCCTCCCGGCGCATCGTTTCGGCGAGCACGGCAACCTGCATGGCGCCGCGGGCCTTCACGTTGTAGACGCCAGCCTTCTCGGTGTCCTCGATGCTGATGGAGACGTTGGTCTTTAGCTCGCGGAACAGACGCTCCCGCAGCTGACGGGACGTGACGAGCTTGCCCTCTTGGCCGACGAGCGGGCCGTCGTTGACGGCGAACTGCATCTCGAGGGTGGGGGGATCGATCTGGGTGAACGGGAGCGGGTGGCCATTCTCGTCGGCGGTGAGCGTATCGCCGATGTCGATATCCTCGAAGCCGGAGAGCCCGACGATGTTGCCGGCGACGCCGGCGACGGACTCCTGGGTGGAGAGACCGGAGTACTCGAAGACTTTGGTGACCTTGGAACGGATGCGTTTCCCGTCGCGGTTACGGATCGTGAAGACATTGTCGCCGACGTTAACCTTGCCGCCGAGGATTTTGCCGATGGCAATACGGCCAACGTAGTCGCTCCAGTCGATGTTGGAGACGAGCATGTGGAACGGCTCGTTGGGCTTGGCGAAAGGCGGCGGGACGTGGTCGAGGATGGTCTCGAACAGCGGGGTCATGTTCTCCCGCTTGTCGGTGAGATTGTACATCATGTAGCCATCGCGGCCGGAGCCGTAGACGACCGGAGCGTCGAACTGCTCCTCGCTGGCGTTGAGCTCCATGAGCAGCTCGAGGACCTTGTCGTACATCTTGGCCGGCTCGGCGTTGTCACGGTCGATCTTGTTGATGACGATGATGACTTTGAGGCCGTGCTGGAGGGCCTTGCGGAGCACGAAACGCGTCTGGGCCTGCGGGCCGTCGTAGGCGTCGACGACGAGGAGCACGCCGTCGACCATACGGAGCGCGCGCTCGACCTCGCCACCGAAGTCGGCGTGTCCGGGCGTATCCACGATGTTGACGATCTTGTCCTTCCAGTGGACGGACGTGTTCTTGGCTTTGATCGTGATGCCCTTTTCGCGCTCGAGGTCCATGGAGTCCATGGCTCGTTCCTCAACTTGTTGGTTGGCGCGAAACACGCCGCCCTCCTTGAGGAGTTTGTCGACCAAGGTGGTCTTGCCGTGGTCAACGTGCGCGATGATGGCGATATTTCGAATGCTCTGGTTCATGTGTCGGGCGTGCGGAAACGTGGAAAAAGGGGTCCACCGTGCCGTTCGCGCCTGTTGAATGCAACCACGAAGACTTTATCGGCTCAAGTACTTAACAGTTAGGTAAATAGGACTGAGGTGGCCAAGGGCGCGCCGCAGCTGTCGCCCCCGCGCTGCCGTCCGCGTGCTCTCGGTCTTGGCGCAGCACGGCGCATCTTTTCCTCCCGAAAACGCTCCTCTTCGTCTGCTCCCCGGTGCGCCAATACCCCGACTTCATCCAAGGGGACATCTAGGGGGACAGACCCCTTCCTTCGAACGTTCGAACGCGCGGGCCAATTGGGGACAGGCCTCTTCGCGACCCGCGTGGGACAGGCCATTCGCCGCTGCAAGGGGCCTTTTGCGGGGCCTTTTGCGGGACAGACCTTCGCGATTCGCAAACTGTCGATCCAAGGGGACAGACCTCTCGGAGCATCTGGACCAACAGGGGACAGACCTCTCGGAGCATCTGGACCAACAGGGGACAGACCTCTCGGACCTGGGCGGAGTATCTCGTACGGTATTCGGGAGAATTGGAGACATGCCTTTCGCGATTCACGGCATACACATGGGCCTTTCGGCTTCGTTACCTTCTGCTGCCGAACAAGGGACAGGCCTCGATGGCGCGGTTGGCACGCAGCAACTTGGCGGAGGCAGGGGACAGACCTCATGCTCGCGCGCGATCGGCTGCCATGTCGCAACGAAAGAGCCGCAGCCTGGCGACTGCGGCTCGTGCGAGAAAGATCAGGGCTTAGCGCAGGAATTTGCGCTCGCCGAACCAGTATTCGAGGTCCCGATCCCAGGGCGGCGCGGGTCTGTTGGGTCGGCCGAGCCCGAGGCCGTGCGGGCCTTTTTCATAGATGTGGAAGGAGAACGGTACCTTGTTGCGACGCAGCGCGGCGACGAAGAGCAGCGAGTTCTCGATCGGCACGGTGCCATCCTCTTCAGTGCTCCATAGGAAACACGGAGGCGTCTGGGCAGTGACGTTGTTCTCGGCCGACATCTTCGCGATCAGCTCGGGCGATGGGTTGTCCCCAAGGAGATTCGTCCGCGAGCCACGGTGGGTGTACTCGCCCATGGTAATGACCGGATAACAGAGAATGCCCAGGTCGGGACGCGAACTCTCGCGGTCGACGGGATCGACTGCGTCGGATTTGCCCGCATCGAACTGCGTGACGAGGGTGGCCGCGAGGTGGCCGCCGGCTGAGGAACCGATAACGCCGATGCGCGCGGGATCGAGTCCGTCGCGCTTCGCGAAGGAACGGACGAGCCGGAGTCCACGAGCGGCGTCCTGCAGCATCACGGGATGATGGTAGCCGTTCTTTCCCAGGCGGTACTTGAGCACGTAGGCGGCAACGCCGTGTTTGACGAACCACTCGGCGTAGCCCTTCCCTTCATGGTCGGCGAGATGGGCATAACCGCCGCCAGGGAGAATAAGGATGGAGGCGCCGTTGCGATTGCCCACCGCCGGCAGGTACACGGTGAGGGTGGGGATGTCTTCTGGTTTCTGCCCGAGGGCGCCTGGGGCGTCGCCGTCCCAGAGGCGGATGATGGGCGCGGCGGGCGTTTCGGTCGTTGCCGGCTCGTCGCCGCGGGCGATGCCGGAAATGCAGAGGAGCGCGATCGACGACGACAGAACCGCCGGTATCGCGCGGAGCGCTGAGGTAAACGGAGGCATGATGGGGAACTCTGGGCCGAACGCGCCGTGCCCGGCAAGGCTTCGCCGCGTGTTCACGGGCGCGCGAGGCGTAAGACAGCACGCATCTGGCCCCGTCGCCGCGGGAACCGATGCACGAAAACAAAAAGGCTCCGGAAGTTTTGAGGCTTCCGGAGCCAATTTGTGGGGGTGGGCGTTCGCCACGCGCTCTTTCCCGGCGGCACACGCTTGGGCGCTCTCGCTTTCGCGGGCGGTGTGCTTCCCGACGCCACTCTCCGCGGCATGCGGATGTCTCGGTCTCATGGCGGGACCGTCCTGACCGTTGCCGGTCGGGATCTTTCGAGTGAGGCCTCTTTGCCCGGTTCGGACGCTTCCTGCCGGAAGCGGCGCGCCGGACCAGGTGCAGATTCGCCTGCAGCATACATTGCGCACCGGCACCTCGGACCGCGAGGACGGCACCGGCTTTTGACCGATCGTTGGCCTCGCGTTACGGGTCTGACCTCTTACCTCTCAGGTTGCTTTTCGTTTCTGCAGTAGGGCGATCTCGCTTTACGAGCCCGCCCCGGTGAGGAGGTTTCACGGACTTTGCCAGATCCGCTCGCTCCCCGCTGTCGTGATTCCTTTGCGCGTCCCACCCGCGCGGCGGATGAGACCTTGTGGCGGGGTTGGCCCGCCTGGAATCGCGACTGCGTTCTGATCAACACAGTAGCAACCCAAACCCTCTGGGGTAACTGCGTCAGCGCACGGGTCGAAACGCCCCGTGGGCCTGACTCGGCTCGGACGCGGTTTCTAATCACGCCTCGCCGCACAGTTCCTGTTCGTGTGTGAGCTGACCGGACACGACTCCGGCCAGAGGAACTGGTGATATATGCCTCGCCTCACGCAGATGCATGATGAGGGGAAGGTGGCACCAGCTGCCACCTGCCTTTCCCCGGTTGCCCGGGATTATCCCAGCCGTGCTCGCGGCGTTCATTTCAGACCGCCGTGCTGCGACTGTTCTATCAAGGAACGGGAGTGAGAGTGTGTGTAACCCTATGGAAATGAAGCTCTTCTTTTGCACAAGTTCCTCACCGGCTGTGATGGTGAACAACCTGTGAACAGAGATACTCACTGGTTGCTCACATGCCAGCCAGGGATCGGCGCCACCGGTGAGCTGCCAATTGCTTATAAGTTGCTGGCGAGGTCCGCACGGTGCGCCCCTATGGTGTGCGTACCCGGAGATTGGAGACGGCGCGGTCTGAGCACGAATGCGTGCATTTGGCGAGAGTGTGATGTGCTGAATGAAAAGTAAAAAAAGAGTGGTAAAGAGAAAGAAAATAGACGTTAAAACGTCATGGCTCGAAACCGGATCAAAGTCTCGGCGCGGCAGCAGGGAGCGATCTATCACCTGATGAGTCGGTCTGTGAATGGGGAGCTCAGGCTGGAGGAGGAGGGGCAGGAGCACCTGCGGCAACTGGTGTGGCAGATGGCGGAGTTTACGGGGATTCGGATCATCGCGTATGCGATCATGGACAACCATTACCATGTGGTGGTTTTCGTGCCGCAGTGGGAGCCGTTGTCGGACGCGGAGCTGCTCCGCC harbors:
- the typA gene encoding translational GTPase TypA produces the protein MNQSIRNIAIIAHVDHGKTTLVDKLLKEGGVFRANQQVEERAMDSMDLEREKGITIKAKNTSVHWKDKIVNIVDTPGHADFGGEVERALRMVDGVLLVVDAYDGPQAQTRFVLRKALQHGLKVIIVINKIDRDNAEPAKMYDKVLELLMELNASEEQFDAPVVYGSGRDGYMMYNLTDKRENMTPLFETILDHVPPPFAKPNEPFHMLVSNIDWSDYVGRIAIGKILGGKVNVGDNVFTIRNRDGKRIRSKVTKVFEYSGLSTQESVAGVAGNIVGLSGFEDIDIGDTLTADENGHPLPFTQIDPPTLEMQFAVNDGPLVGQEGKLVTSRQLRERLFRELKTNVSISIEDTEKAGVYNVKARGAMQVAVLAETMRREGYEFLVSRPTVIERTVDGKRHEPYETVWIEVPDECVGAVMQNLANRKGQMTNMEKHPHSTMIEATITTRGLIGLEIDVVNMTSGRGVLSHLFKEYGPYAGEVLTRLTGTLVATDAGETTAYALVMCQERGKLFVGPGEAVYEGMVVGENPRNEDIAVNAVREKKLTNFRSQGEGVATGLTPAIKLSLERAIEYIAADEFVEVTPKNLRLRKRVLKEVDRRKIARKERSGSDE
- a CDS encoding alpha/beta hydrolase, translated to MPPFTSALRAIPAVLSSSIALLCISGIARGDEPATTETPAAPIIRLWDGDAPGALGQKPEDIPTLTVYLPAVGNRNGASILILPGGGYAHLADHEGKGYAEWFVKHGVAAYVLKYRLGKNGYHHPVMLQDAARGLRLVRSFAKRDGLDPARIGVIGSSAGGHLAATLVTQFDAGKSDAVDPVDRESSRPDLGILCYPVITMGEYTHRGSRTNLLGDNPSPELIAKMSAENNVTAQTPPCFLWSTEEDGTVPIENSLLFVAALRRNKVPFSFHIYEKGPHGLGLGRPNRPAPPWDRDLEYWFGERKFLR